The DNA window TATGTCCGAATGGCATTAGTTGCTTGTAAGTTCCCATACAACTTCCCAAGGTGAGGCATTCTCTGGTCGAACTGGCTCGACCATCCCTCGAATTTGGAAGGATTAGCATTTGTATAGACAATTGCCGAATTTTTCATGGTATTGGCTCCATGTAATGCAATTCTCAGTAATACTTAAATACGTTTAAACATTGCTAGTAGCTCTTACTCGAAAACTTTTAACAATCTGGCAATCACTTCACCGCGTCACAAACTTTAACCATCCGGCATCCGTCGCCTGTTGCCAGTTGCCACCACCCACATTCTCAAAGATCTCAATTCCCAAATGAATGTGCTTTACATGGAGAAATCTAGAGCATACTTGACGATTGATGCCACATTAGGACCTCAAGCTAGTAATGGGAAGATTGTACAGCTTCAATAATTAGCTATAGTCACCGTCAAAGTTTTTTTCCATGCCATTTGACAAGTTTGTTATCCTAGTGGCTGCTGAAGTGGCTATTCTAAGCCGCAATTTCACATTGAAcaagatatatatatgtgtgtgtgtgtgtggtgcTTCCTTGTTTGATGGACGTAATTGAACGCATTTGCGTTAGACCTTAGAACCCACAACAGTAAAGGGCAATTAATCAGGCCCTTGCGCACTGGCAGCAGAAGAAGATACTGTTTCAGCCAGGTGCTGCCTTCTGGTGAAGAAAACAGGCCTGAATCTAAGCTGCCTCTGTGCTGTCTACCCTCCAATACTGCCAGGAGTCGTGGATTCGAGCCAGAAATGCTATTACCAATTTACCATCCATCCCCAACCGCTACAGTTTCGTCAATTTGTCCTGTGGCCTACAGACGTGGACGTAAGCTCTACGCAATCTCACTTTCTTgaatttccattttttcctcCCGTATTTATCATGGCTGTTTTTCTGAAGGAATCAGGCTCTTTCGTTGCCACTTACACCCCTGCCTTGAAAGCACATGATCATCAAATCAAACTGAAAAAGGCTAGTGAGTACCAATTACCTTCTGTAACCTTCAACCCCTCAAAAGTCCAAAACGGCATCAGCAATTAATTGCTGCAAGTAAAACCGCCAAGTACTGATGAATTAATGTAGATCGCGTTCAAGTTACAAACAGTTGGTTGCCAAACAAACCATCATATCTTCCTGAGATGAAGCAAATCTGTGAATGGCTTTTAAGCATCTTCATCTTACTGAGAATCAAAGGCTTCTAAGCAGCTCAAAATACCGCTGTCCACGCACACCCAACCACCCCATCCCCAGCCAGTAAGCTTTCTTTTCCATTATCCGAAGGATAAATTTCACTAACAACCGACTAAAGATTTTCTCCAGTAGGCAGTCTATCTGCTAGTAATCCCTGGTTCCCACAACCTTATCAAACAGACAAAACAAACAGGTGAGCACGAGACCTTCTGACAAATTGTTGCCGATCATGATAAGATCGTATTGCGTTGGACTCTAAACATGCCACGGCAGTCTACTGAAGTAGGCGCGCAACATGGGTTGTTGGTGGACCGCCACGCCCGCCGATGATTTATTCTACTCCCCGGAGGCATGTCGGTGTCCTTTTAGTTCCTCTGTCGGTGTTGGGTGGCAAACGACAATCAACCGCCGTCCAACGGGAATCGAACATTTTCTAACTCCGAGAGGAATTAAATCACACACATCGAATTGGAAACGGGTAgatattttcttcttcttttttaaatCAAACGCACCGCCAACTTCCGACCAAATATCTACTTACGAAACGGCCAGCATTGATTCGTTTTCAGGACAATGGTTAAACTCACACAAAGGGAATCACGGCCATTTTTATAGAAAGATGTAATGGTAATCAGCCCTGAAAAGTAAGCTCATAGAAAGTAAAGTGATCCTGCTAACCAGCATCGCATCACTTAAGTCTTTAGCACATACACTGACTATTTATGATAAAAGATAAAAAGTTCTATAACCACTGCCACTATACTGACTACTATTACAGTTGATAATTCTGATTTCTATTGCCATGGGAGCAACTGAGTAACTGGCCCTTAGCTAAGATCTTCTACCTATCCTAATAACCTCCAGCTTCCTGCGCCCTGCATCAACAAATTACAGAATACAACTCAGTCTTCTGGTACTACActccaaataataataataataataagagaGAATCAGGTGTATACACTCGGATTCATGACTTGTATGTAAAAATTGAATACTTTGGACTACATTAATAATAATGACAATAAAGTCACACAAGCGGGTTTTCTAGGAACGCAGTACTCTGGACTACATTAAACGGGGTTCCACCTCTAAGTTTTCGCTTCCCGTTTGGTTTTCATTTACAGCTTGCGCTAGATTTTTTTTGCCTAAAGTTTCAATGGCATCAAGAGATTTATTATCTgcataatttttgcatttaacAAAACATTCAGTATTCATACCTAGCTTGCTTAATTATATACGAGTCCACAGTCCCTTGGCGGTGCGCTTGCTAGTAGTACAGAGATCCTGGCAGAAGTCAACAGAATGCAAATAGTCAATTCAGAAATCCGGTGTCCTACACGGTAGAGTAGTTTTAACGCCTCAGAATTATTAACATACCCTGCCACCAATTTCCTCTTGATGCAGAGCCAGAGTCATCTTCTCCACCATCTTTACCAAACTGAAGGAGGGGAAACAAATGCATACCGTTAGAATGTTCCATATTTTGCAGTCCACTAACACTTCTAAAACAgaccaagtccaaatccaccgAATCTTTTATGTAATGTAATGCAGTAGTCAATTTATGTCAGTGATCGTTACtaaattataattttatgtTAGGTACTAAAAATTTGTAGCATCTGGGGAACACATAAACAAAATCACTTCTTTCTATGGTTCAATTTTCCCCACATGCGAGTGTGAAAATACGTCAGTTTCCTCAAAATCCGTACTTCTcccaaaaaaagaaacgaaaatcAGAACCGGTTCGAAACGAAATCTTCTCTCCAACGAAAACTGGCTAAGATTATGTATGCTGCATGACACAGTAACATGAAGGAAAGGTGAAAACGTGGGAATGAACTGCTCAACAAAATGAGTTCATGTTATCATCAATAACTATCAGGAATTGATTTTGGTGGTACATGTCAGTTGATGCACACTCACAGTATTGGAGCTCTGGGTCTGGGTATCCTGAGGGTAAGAATACACTTCTCGACCCCCATAGTATATGGACGAGCTGAGATGACATGGTTGCATCTTTTCTTCCTGATAAAATGAGCTCGCCTCCTTGTTTAAAATGCCGACATTATGGCCTCCGCTGACTGGGGGAATACTTTCTGAAAACAGAAGAACTAATTAAATTACCGAATAACAGTGGCTTCACCTTGAAAAACACATTAAAATCTTAATACAGACAAGACAAGACAAGAAGGACAGGCATACAACAAAAAGAACTACATGATATACAAGTGACAAAACAGTGGCTTGTTTCTTACTAAAACCTTTAAGCAAATTCCAGAAATAATCACCAAAGCACCTAACAATGAGGGCATCATTGATATCTCCATGCTAGAAGCTATACTATTAACTGaatcaaaattttcaactttccaGGACACTGAATTGCTCACAAACCTGAAGGGCGAGCTTTGGTACTGCAGGGCTGACTAGCAGGGTCTTGCTTCTTTTCAAGAAACTCCGGGCGCGGAGGCTGCCGTCCCAAACCCTGAAATGAGAGGGGCCAAACTTGTAATGGCACAAGAACTTTATATAGTACAAACTACCACTATTAGAAAATTCCAAAGCTGCATCAGTTTTCATCGGTCAAAGAGGGCTTAAGTTAATAGTATTTTCCAATGGCTAAAAGATTGTAAAATTCTAACATACACAAACAATATTTATGCTGTAAAACTGAAACTTCTAGTTCCAATAAGCCCAAAAAAAGTCATACTAAAAcattaacaaataaagaaatCCAAAAAAAGGAGGTTGGCACCATAACTCCAAAAGTCCATGTGATAAATAGTTATTTTATTAACAATAAGCATCAGACAACACGCTTATACAATTAATCCTACTCAGTAAATAGTTCTCGAACTAAGATCACCTCTCCAAGACCCCTTTTCTTCAAGAAAACCCCATTCGTATGCCGCTCAGTTATTCTCACCGAATATTCGTCGATACATGTGCGACATGCAATTGCACTAAACCACTAAACCCCCTTCCAAGCAcccaaagaaaggaaaaaaagataaACTTTGATGTGGCAATGGTTTTGCATGAAGTGAAATCAACAGTACCAAACAATCGAAGAATATTAGAATAAAATTCAAGAACTCTCCatcccaaaaataaataaattaatagGCACAGAGTTTATTGTTGAATATAGGCAGATACCTTTGGAGACGGCGCCAAGATGGACTCAAATATCCATGAAGAGGATGAAGCAGAGGACTCCTTGGACCCAAAAAGATCAGAAGtgaatgaagaagaagaaccaGATTGCTTTCTTTTGTCCATCCTTCTGTCGTAACTCGTAAGTGCGGAGGAGTATGTGTACGCTATATAGATATTCTTTGACGGAATATATGTGCACGCTATATAGATACTATTTAATTTCAGTGTGTATCGGGTTGCAGGTCCAAGAGTGAGGGAGGGAGACCTTCTTATATAAAGCAAAACCACCGTCAGATAAAGgggcaaaaaaaatgaaaaaaaagaaagaaaaaacacagCCAGGGGAGGGCGATAAGTATTGCCGAGAAACCAACAGAAAGTTGAGAGGGAAAGAAAAGGGAGCAAGAAATGCAAAAGCcaagat is part of the Coffea eugenioides isolate CCC68of chromosome 6, Ceug_1.0, whole genome shotgun sequence genome and encodes:
- the LOC113775512 gene encoding uncharacterized protein LOC113775512; the protein is MDKRKQSGSSSSFTSDLFGSKESSASSSSWIFESILAPSPKGLGRQPPRPEFLEKKQDPASQPCSTKARPSESIPPVSGGHNVGILNKEASSFYQEEKMQPCHLSSSIYYGGREVYSYPQDTQTQSSNTFGKDGGEDDSGSASRGNWWQGSLYY